A genome region from Ctenopharyngodon idella isolate HZGC_01 chromosome 5, HZGC01, whole genome shotgun sequence includes the following:
- the nrgna gene encoding neurogranin (protein kinase C substrate, RC3) a, with translation MDCRNEGCTQPQDEDIMDIPLDDPAANKAAAKIQAGFRGHMTRKKMKDDKPREEKQREQK, from the exons ATGGATTGTCGAAAC GAAGGATGCACTCAGCCGCAAGATGAAGACATCATGGACATTCCCCTTGACGACCCAGCCGCAAACAAGGCTGCTGCTAAGATTCAAGCTGGTTTTCGAGGTCACATGACCAGGAAGAAAATGAAGGATGACAAGCCTAGAGAAGAG AAACAACGAGAGCAGAAGTAG